GAATTGTCCGATCATTAGCTTGAACGGAGCTGAAACCTATGATGAAGAAGGTACGTTGTTGACAAGTGTACCACTGGACAAGTATGTTGCTGTAAAGGTGGATGAAGTGTGCAGTGAACACGGACTTTATTATGAAATGTTTACGAACAAAGGCGGTTTTTCCACGGATTATGAGCGGTTTTTAACTGGCGTGCTTGATATTTTTAAAAGTGCCAATACAGCCGGTGTGGACGATGACACTATTTTGCAATTCGCGAAAAAACGTTTCCGAGAGGAGAGAATCGAGCTTGTTGATGATTTCAGTGACGTGATAAAGGATAACACGACTGATATTTATAAAATTCTTACTTTTTCAATGGACAAACACGTATTAAACACGGTTCGAGAACGATTTAAGGAGACGCCGGAGCTTGTTATGACCACATCAGCAAAAGGCAACTTAGAATTTAATGCACCTAGGGGGCAAAAAGGCTATGCACTTGCGCATTTTGCTAGCACTTTAGGTATTGATATGTCCGATGTGATGGCACTTGGCGATCATTTCAACGATGTCTCGATGCTACAAATGGCAGGAATAGGAGTCGCCATGGGAAATGCAGAAGACGGAATTAAGCAAATATGCCGTTATCATACCATATCCAATAAAGAGCACGGTGTAGCTCACGCCATCCAAAAAGCCCTCGAAGGAAAACTAGAAGAAATGAGAAAAGACGATATATGAAGACATACCCAATATATCTAATGGGGCGATAGATTGAGTGAAAGACTA
The DNA window shown above is from Salipaludibacillus agaradhaerens and carries:
- a CDS encoding Cof-type HAD-IIB family hydrolase → MNKVKLIASDLDGTLLNERAEVSDETAQAIKRAQKAGVSVVIVSGRSYSFAKAPLQEAGLNCPIISLNGAETYDEEGTLLTSVPLDKYVAVKVDEVCSEHGLYYEMFTNKGGFSTDYERFLTGVLDIFKSANTAGVDDDTILQFAKKRFREERIELVDDFSDVIKDNTTDIYKILTFSMDKHVLNTVRERFKETPELVMTTSAKGNLEFNAPRGQKGYALAHFASTLGIDMSDVMALGDHFNDVSMLQMAGIGVAMGNAEDGIKQICRYHTISNKEHGVAHAIQKALEGKLEEMRKDDI